The window AACCCAGCAGAAAGGCCACCATCCTGACGCTACTGGCACCGCCAGCACAATCATCAGTAACATCATTATGAGTATCATCATAACCTTCCCGCCCATGCACAAGATGTGTTGATCATCTTCATATCACTGTCTCACCAGGTTTTATGGCAAATTGGCAACATTCCCACTTCCTCTACTAGCCCCCTTTATTACTGACTACCTGATTCTTTAGTGGTCAATTACATTCATCAgttaattattcatttattctATGTTATTTTTTATTCAAATACTTGGCATTCTATATTAGAGTCTGCATAGACAGAAGATGATGCAGCTATGTTATGGGCTTGTTGAAATATTGACTTCATGTCTTTGTAAATGATTGAATGGAATGCATATATGCAAAAATCACTTCCTTTTGTACTTACAAAAAGTGTTTACAGTACTATTGAGGCTGCACATACAAAGAAATGGCAATGAGCTGCAGCAGATTATTGAGACGAATCATCATCACAAAGGAGACCGTTGGGGTAGTGGGCCGCAGATCATTTGCTATGGCAGGCGGTAAAGCAAAGAAGGGTCCAAAAGGAGGCAGTGCTGCTGATGCTCCAAAGGCTTCAACACTCAGCAAAGAAGTCAAGTCCACCACGGTAGTCGGTGCCAATATCCTCAAGGATGGCACGGATCCCAAGATCATGGCAGATTCTGACTACCCAGACTGGTTGTGGCACCTGATCGACAAGCGGCCCCCATTGAGTGAACTGCGGAGGAAGAATGTGGAAACTCTCCCCTATGAAGACCTCAGACGCTTTGTTAAACTGGACAACCGTGCACGAATAAAAGAAAACAACTCTATCAAGGCCAAGAACTGATGATAAAAATGTAAGTTGTTCTGTTTTCTTGTCTTATTTTGATTTCCTCTTGTCATTGTGGACTATTGAACTCCATCTGCAAAGGAAGTGCATATGTTTCCTGATGGTGGTAAATGAATGAAATGGTATtggagatgaactcatttttaggtttcTACACTACCTTAGCTCTTGATGTTGATTGAATAGCCCACGAATCTTGCAGCATGCATTG is drawn from Magnolia sinica isolate HGM2019 chromosome 5, MsV1, whole genome shotgun sequence and contains these coding sequences:
- the LOC131246264 gene encoding large ribosomal subunit protein mL54-like, which gives rise to MAMSCSRLLRRIIITKETVGVVGRRSFAMAGGKAKKGPKGGSAADAPKASTLSKEVKSTTVVGANILKDGTDPKIMADSDYPDWLWHLIDKRPPLSELRRKNVETLPYEDLRRFVKLDNRARIKENNSIKAKN